One window from the genome of Anolis sagrei isolate rAnoSag1 chromosome 4, rAnoSag1.mat, whole genome shotgun sequence encodes:
- the LOC132772692 gene encoding chelonianin-like, which translates to MKAGQLAIFSLIGLVATWAGLPSAAGQTDVCSLPKDAGPCDAAHPRWCYNWAGRRCEKFTYGGCGGNGNNFRTLEECQGSCGHHGLPSGAAGECPTIHGSGPCVDYCGSDDTCGPGQKCCSNGCGHTCMEVTQGTRRPPATGATRHLFLTGVGLEGRWLSALGPMVEK; encoded by the exons ATGAAGGCCGGCCAGCTTGCCATCTTCTCCCTGATAGGGCTGGTTGCCACCTGGGCCGGATTGCCCTCCGCAGCTGGACAGACAG ATGTCTGCTCCCTGCCAAAAGACGCCGGACCCTGCGATGCCGCACATCCCCGCTGGTGCTACAACTGGGCAGGTCGGAGGTGTGAAAAATTCACCTACGGAGGGTGCGGAGGAAATGGAAACAACTTCAGGACTCTGGAAGAGTGTCAAGGTTCATGCGGGCATCATG gACTTCCCTCAGGAGCAGCTGGCGAGTGCCCCACGATCCATGGCTCTGGGCCCTGCGTGGATTACTGTGGGAGCGACGACACCTGTGGCCCTGGGCAGAAGTGCTGCAGCAACGGCTGTGGCCACACTTGCATGGAGGTCACACAAGGTACAAGAAGGCCGCCTGCCACCGGAGCCACCAGGCACCTCTTTCTGACTGGAGTGGGTTTGGAGGGAAGGTGGCTCAGTGCGCTTGGCCCAATGGTGGAGAAGTAG